One window of the Shewanella litorisediminis genome contains the following:
- a CDS encoding MarR family winged helix-turn-helix transcriptional regulator, with translation MNRQKSLGYLVSHLNVAIANELDQRLKRYQLDIKLWPVLFALWQEEGITQTELSRRCDVANYTMTRLLDQLQVQGLITRHQEADNRRAFKIFLTDEAKALEQDLIREAERVNDKFMAELDEEEQNLLMKLLNKINHTE, from the coding sequence TTGAATCGTCAGAAGAGTCTTGGTTATTTGGTGTCCCATCTCAATGTGGCCATTGCCAATGAGCTGGATCAACGCCTGAAGCGCTATCAGCTGGACATAAAACTCTGGCCGGTATTGTTTGCGCTTTGGCAGGAAGAAGGTATTACCCAAACCGAGCTGTCGCGCCGCTGTGACGTGGCCAACTACACCATGACCCGCCTATTGGACCAGCTGCAGGTGCAGGGACTCATTACCCGCCATCAGGAAGCTGATAACCGCCGTGCCTTTAAGATTTTTCTGACGGACGAAGCCAAAGCCCTTGAGCAGGATCTTATCCGTGAGGCAGAGCGGGTAAACGACAAGTTTATGGCCGAGCTGGATGAGGAAGAGCAGAATTTACTGATGAAGTTGCTGAATAAGATAAATCACACGGAATAA
- the hflD gene encoding high frequency lysogenization protein HflD translates to MSQMQARTMAFAGILQALAQVQYIARHGDSDTDAMAASFNTILVTNPEQPEDVYADKDQLRVGYKWILNQLGDGESKDVEMTRYLVGLLALERKLSRSNAALGMLSERINQIHRQLNHFAITDEQVIANLASIYSDIISNLGPKLQITGNPNVLQRPLVQQKIRALLLAAMRSAVLWRQLGGKRRHLVFARKAIVDTAKKNLTL, encoded by the coding sequence ATGAGCCAAATGCAAGCACGCACCATGGCCTTTGCCGGTATCTTGCAGGCGCTCGCCCAGGTGCAATACATCGCCCGCCATGGTGACAGCGACACAGATGCCATGGCCGCCAGCTTCAATACGATTCTGGTGACCAATCCCGAGCAGCCCGAAGACGTCTACGCCGACAAAGATCAGCTCAGAGTGGGCTACAAATGGATTTTGAATCAGCTCGGCGACGGCGAAAGCAAAGACGTGGAAATGACCCGCTATCTGGTGGGTCTTCTTGCACTGGAGCGCAAGCTGTCCCGCAGCAATGCTGCCCTTGGTATGCTCTCCGAGCGTATTAACCAAATTCATCGCCAGCTTAATCACTTTGCCATTACAGACGAGCAGGTGATTGCCAATCTGGCCAGTATTTACAGCGATATCATCAGTAACCTTGGCCCCAAGCTGCAAATTACCGGCAACCCCAATGTACTGCAGCGCCCCCTGGTTCAGCAAAAGATCCGTGCCCTGCTGCTGGCCGCCATGCGCAGTGCCGTGCTGTGGCGCCAGCTCGGTGGCAAACGCCGCCATCTGGTATTTGCCCGCAAGGCCATTGTTGATACCGCCAAGAAAAATCTGACCCTATAA
- the purB gene encoding adenylosuccinate lyase, with protein sequence MELSALTAISPVDGRYGSKAAELRGIFSEFGLTKYRVQVEINWLKLLSSCPEIEEVPPFSEEALAVLDGIKDNFSEAGALRVKAIEATTNHDVKAVEYFIKEQFGNNSELKAVDEFVHFACTSEDINNLSHGLMLKEARELVLVPYCQKIIDAIKALAKTYKSVPMMSRTHGQPASPTTLGKEMANVVVRLERQLAHIKAVEILGKINGAVGNYNAHLSAYPEVNWHALSQRFVTSLGLNWNPYTTQIEPHDYIAELFDAVARFNTIVIDFDRDIWGYIALGHFKQKTIAGEIGSSTMPHKVNPIDFENSEGNLGIANALMQHLASKLPVSRWQRDLTDSTVLRTLGVGIAHSIIAYQATLKGISKLEVNEASLAAELDSNWEVLAEPVQTVMRRYGIEKPYEKLKELTRGKRIDGPQLAAFIDGLELPEPVKAELKLMTPASYIGRAEAFVDDLN encoded by the coding sequence ATGGAACTTTCCGCACTGACAGCTATCTCCCCGGTCGACGGCCGCTATGGCAGCAAAGCCGCCGAACTGCGTGGGATCTTCAGCGAGTTCGGTCTCACCAAGTATCGTGTTCAGGTTGAAATCAACTGGCTCAAGCTGTTGTCCAGCTGTCCTGAAATCGAAGAAGTTCCGCCATTCAGTGAAGAGGCTCTGGCCGTGCTCGATGGCATCAAAGACAACTTCAGCGAAGCCGGAGCCCTGCGCGTTAAAGCCATTGAAGCCACCACCAACCACGACGTTAAAGCCGTGGAATACTTCATCAAAGAGCAGTTCGGTAACAACAGTGAACTGAAAGCCGTCGATGAATTTGTTCACTTTGCCTGTACCTCAGAAGACATCAACAACCTGTCCCACGGCCTGATGCTCAAAGAAGCCCGTGAACTGGTGCTGGTGCCTTATTGCCAGAAGATAATCGATGCCATCAAGGCTCTGGCCAAGACTTACAAGAGCGTGCCTATGATGTCACGCACCCACGGTCAGCCGGCTTCTCCTACGACTCTGGGTAAGGAAATGGCCAACGTGGTTGTGCGTCTTGAGCGACAGCTTGCCCACATCAAAGCGGTGGAAATCCTGGGTAAGATCAACGGCGCAGTAGGTAACTACAACGCCCACCTGTCTGCCTACCCAGAAGTGAACTGGCATGCCCTGTCTCAGCGCTTTGTGACCAGCCTGGGCCTGAACTGGAACCCCTACACCACCCAAATCGAGCCGCACGATTACATCGCCGAGCTGTTTGATGCCGTGGCCCGCTTCAACACCATCGTGATTGACTTCGACCGTGACATCTGGGGTTACATCGCCCTGGGTCACTTCAAGCAGAAGACCATCGCCGGTGAAATCGGTTCGTCCACCATGCCGCACAAGGTTAACCCTATCGACTTCGAAAACTCCGAAGGCAACCTGGGTATCGCCAACGCGCTGATGCAGCACCTGGCCTCCAAACTGCCGGTATCCCGCTGGCAGCGCGACCTGACCGACTCAACCGTACTGCGCACTCTGGGCGTGGGTATTGCCCACAGCATCATCGCCTATCAGGCAACCCTGAAAGGGATCAGCAAGCTGGAAGTGAACGAAGCGAGTCTGGCCGCTGAGCTTGACAGCAACTGGGAAGTTCTGGCTGAGCCGGTGCAGACCGTAATGCGCCGCTACGGCATCGAAAAGCCATACGAGAAGCTCAAAGAGCTGACCCGTGGCAAGCGTATCGATGGCCCACAGCTGGCCGCCTTTATCGATGGCCTCGAACTGCCGGAGCCTGTAAAGGCTGAGCTCAAGCTGATGACCCCGGCAAGCTACATTGGCCGCGCCGAAGCCTTCGTGGACGACTTGAATTAA
- a CDS encoding DUF4826 family protein, whose protein sequence is MTEKNQEPQVETAAQDPEALRQEWVRTQFQKANRFLAEKGILPGKVLVDESRYLAPYVAVWKMEAQKPAKQTYWVMSGDLPTDYVDVKVAQTARDALKHFSMMWQLKAENLIQSGAVQDPTQVKFANMLISRAQSLYQIQQDEKLWG, encoded by the coding sequence ATGACTGAGAAAAACCAAGAACCCCAGGTTGAGACCGCGGCACAGGATCCCGAAGCGCTGCGTCAGGAATGGGTGCGTACCCAGTTTCAAAAGGCTAACCGTTTTCTCGCCGAAAAGGGCATTTTGCCTGGCAAGGTGTTGGTAGACGAGAGTCGCTATCTGGCGCCTTACGTTGCGGTGTGGAAAATGGAAGCGCAAAAGCCCGCAAAGCAAACTTATTGGGTCATGTCCGGCGATTTACCCACCGATTATGTTGATGTGAAAGTGGCGCAAACCGCCCGTGATGCGCTGAAACATTTCTCCATGATGTGGCAATTAAAAGCAGAGAATCTGATTCAGTCCGGCGCGGTACAAGATCCCACCCAGGTCAAGTTTGCCAATATGCTGATTTCCCGCGCACAAAGCCTGTATCAAATCCAGCAGGACGAAAAGCTTTGGGGCTAA
- a CDS encoding DUF1285 domain-containing protein: MKQVPGHQLLSAESNPQGGAADTDAFAAMEKLALPPLCSEQPLFDIDEGGRWYYQGEPLPDKFARLFMGILRPYDGGWALVTPVERVKVAVARTPVVIVDFEPRADRLLLTCVLGIEYWVARTDIAPMEEGVFISLPELKTGSMSRACFYRYAELLLCGKD; this comes from the coding sequence ATGAAACAGGTGCCAGGCCATCAGTTGCTGTCAGCCGAGTCTAATCCCCAGGGGGGGGCTGCAGATACCGACGCTTTCGCTGCCATGGAGAAACTGGCCCTTCCCCCCCTTTGCAGCGAACAGCCACTGTTTGATATAGATGAAGGTGGCCGCTGGTACTATCAGGGTGAGCCTTTGCCCGATAAGTTTGCCCGGCTCTTTATGGGCATCCTCAGGCCGTATGACGGCGGCTGGGCGTTGGTAACACCGGTGGAACGCGTTAAAGTGGCAGTAGCCAGGACACCTGTGGTGATAGTGGATTTTGAGCCTCGTGCTGACCGACTGCTGCTTACCTGTGTGTTGGGCATAGAGTACTGGGTGGCGCGAACCGATATTGCACCGATGGAAGAGGGGGTTTTTATCTCGCTTCCCGAATTGAAGACAGGGAGCATGAGCCGTGCTTGCTTCTATCGTTATGCTGAATTACTGCTGTGTGGCAAAGACTGA
- a CDS encoding FAD-binding and (Fe-S)-binding domain-containing protein yields the protein MLPLLSHQQTLESVYLAFLEALAGEFDGEIDTRYSARIVQATDNSVYQFLPQAVLYPKSTLDVQRVMQLAAKDEFREVVFSARGGGTGTNGQSLTHGLILDLSRHMNKVLEVNAEEGWARVQAGVVKDALNDALRPHGFFFSPDLSTSNRATLGGMINTDASGAGSLVYGKTSDHVLGLKSVLIDGSVLDSAPLASERLDAVDRTTLAGKLIANISAVCRDKRELVKKRFPRLNRFLTGYDLEHVWNDELSQFDLSRILTGSEGTLAVITEAKVNLTPLPKQRAMVNIKYDSFESALRHAPSLVAANATVVETVDSKVLGLAREDIVWHSVSELIQDVPGKHIDGLNMVEFAGDEAEVNAKLAALEAVLTQQIESGECGVVGFQSTHDKASIEKIYAMRKKAVGLLGAAKGSRKPIAFAEDTAVPPEKLADFIMEFRALLDGHKLQYGMFGHVDAGVLHVRPALDMCDLVDEKLLRTISDEVAALTLKYGGLMWGEHGKGVRGEYGPAVFGDELYGVLQDIKGWFDPDNRLNPGKLVAPKDKGELFYNVDSAKRGSFDRQIPLKVREAFPDVMNCNGNGLCFNYSAYSPMCPSFKATGDRIQSPKGRSSLMREWLRLLEAEGVDVEQLAKSKPLGLLQRAQNSLKAKEEYDYSHEVMESLKGCLACKACSGQCPVKVDVPKFRAQFFNIYYQRYLRPPKDYLVAGIEDALPLMAKAPKLVNALSQNGLSQWVIKKAIGYVDAPKLSVPTLTQRLESHQSLGYDLESLKRIPAAERSRYVLVAQDPFNSFYDAGLVYHFVKLIEKLGYKPVLLPFKPNGKPAHIKGFLDKFAATAGSAAAFFNELSKLEMPMVGVDPAMVLVYRDEYKVALGKDRGDFNIKLANEWLMDVLSELPQRESSGRAYTWFSHCTESTAKPGTAKEWSAIFARFGASLKVKNLGCCGMAGTYGHELDNLERSQTLYDMSWKEGIDGTSKAEILVSGYSCRSQVKRFSGFRPKHPLEALLELI from the coding sequence ATGTTACCCCTGCTTTCTCACCAGCAAACCCTGGAATCCGTTTATCTGGCCTTTCTCGAGGCACTTGCCGGCGAATTTGACGGCGAGATAGATACCCGTTACAGCGCCCGCATAGTGCAGGCCACTGACAACTCCGTGTATCAGTTTCTGCCCCAGGCCGTGCTCTATCCCAAGAGCACGCTGGATGTGCAGCGGGTGATGCAGCTCGCCGCCAAAGACGAGTTTCGCGAGGTGGTATTCAGCGCCCGCGGCGGCGGCACCGGCACCAATGGTCAGTCCCTGACCCACGGTCTTATCCTCGATTTGTCGCGCCATATGAATAAGGTGCTGGAAGTCAACGCCGAGGAAGGTTGGGCACGGGTGCAGGCCGGTGTGGTGAAAGATGCACTCAACGATGCCTTAAGGCCCCATGGTTTTTTCTTCAGTCCCGACTTGTCCACCTCCAACCGCGCCACCCTGGGCGGCATGATTAACACCGATGCTTCGGGCGCAGGCTCGCTGGTATACGGCAAAACCTCTGACCATGTACTTGGCCTCAAGAGCGTGCTTATCGATGGCTCAGTCCTGGATTCTGCCCCCCTGGCGTCAGAACGCCTGGATGCGGTGGACCGCACCACTCTTGCCGGTAAGCTGATTGCCAATATTTCTGCCGTGTGCCGCGATAAGCGTGAGCTGGTGAAAAAGCGCTTCCCTCGTCTTAATCGCTTTTTGACCGGTTACGATTTGGAGCATGTGTGGAATGATGAGCTGAGTCAGTTCGATTTAAGCCGAATTCTTACCGGCTCCGAGGGCACGCTGGCGGTTATCACCGAAGCCAAGGTGAATCTCACGCCGTTGCCCAAGCAGCGTGCCATGGTCAATATCAAGTACGATTCCTTCGAATCGGCGCTGCGTCACGCGCCATCTCTGGTGGCCGCCAATGCTACCGTGGTGGAAACTGTGGACTCCAAGGTGCTGGGCCTTGCCCGTGAAGACATTGTCTGGCACTCGGTGAGTGAGCTTATTCAGGACGTGCCCGGCAAGCATATCGATGGCCTCAATATGGTGGAGTTTGCCGGCGATGAAGCCGAAGTAAACGCCAAACTGGCGGCGCTCGAAGCCGTGCTTACTCAGCAAATCGAAAGTGGCGAGTGTGGCGTGGTCGGCTTTCAAAGCACCCACGATAAGGCCAGCATCGAGAAAATCTACGCCATGCGCAAAAAGGCCGTGGGCCTCTTGGGCGCTGCGAAAGGCAGCCGAAAACCCATAGCCTTTGCCGAAGATACTGCCGTACCACCTGAGAAGCTCGCCGACTTTATCATGGAGTTTCGTGCGCTGCTCGATGGCCACAAGCTGCAATACGGCATGTTTGGCCACGTGGATGCAGGGGTGCTGCACGTACGGCCCGCGCTGGATATGTGTGACCTCGTGGATGAAAAACTATTGCGAACCATTTCCGACGAAGTGGCGGCGCTTACCCTCAAATACGGCGGCCTAATGTGGGGTGAGCACGGCAAGGGTGTGCGCGGCGAGTACGGTCCGGCGGTGTTTGGCGACGAGCTTTACGGTGTGCTGCAGGACATCAAGGGCTGGTTTGACCCTGACAATCGCCTCAATCCCGGCAAGCTGGTGGCGCCAAAGGACAAGGGCGAGCTCTTTTATAACGTCGACAGCGCCAAGCGCGGCAGCTTCGATAGGCAAATTCCGCTGAAAGTGCGCGAAGCCTTCCCGGATGTGATGAACTGCAACGGCAACGGTCTGTGCTTTAACTACTCGGCCTATTCGCCCATGTGTCCGTCATTCAAGGCAACCGGCGACCGCATTCAGTCTCCCAAGGGCCGCTCGTCGCTGATGCGCGAATGGTTAAGGCTTCTGGAAGCCGAAGGCGTGGATGTGGAGCAGCTGGCCAAATCCAAGCCCCTTGGGCTGCTGCAGCGGGCGCAAAATAGCCTCAAAGCCAAGGAAGAGTACGATTATTCCCACGAGGTGATGGAGTCCTTAAAGGGCTGCCTTGCCTGTAAAGCCTGCTCGGGTCAGTGCCCGGTCAAGGTGGATGTGCCCAAGTTCCGCGCCCAGTTTTTCAATATCTACTACCAGCGTTACCTGCGTCCGCCGAAAGACTATCTGGTGGCGGGTATCGAAGATGCGCTGCCACTCATGGCCAAGGCGCCGAAACTGGTGAATGCCCTGTCGCAAAATGGTTTGTCGCAGTGGGTTATCAAGAAAGCCATCGGCTACGTGGATGCACCCAAGTTGTCGGTGCCAACCCTGACCCAGCGGCTTGAGAGCCATCAGAGTCTGGGGTATGACCTTGAGTCACTGAAACGCATTCCGGCAGCAGAGCGCAGCCGCTATGTGCTGGTGGCCCAGGACCCATTCAACAGCTTCTATGACGCAGGTTTGGTGTATCACTTTGTAAAGCTGATTGAGAAGCTTGGCTACAAGCCCGTGCTGCTGCCATTCAAACCCAACGGCAAGCCTGCTCATATCAAGGGCTTCCTTGATAAGTTCGCCGCAACCGCCGGTTCGGCGGCAGCCTTCTTCAACGAGCTCAGTAAGCTTGAAATGCCCATGGTGGGCGTGGATCCGGCCATGGTGCTGGTTTACCGGGATGAGTACAAGGTGGCGCTGGGCAAGGATCGCGGCGACTTCAACATCAAACTTGCCAACGAGTGGCTGATGGATGTGCTGAGTGAACTGCCACAGCGTGAGTCCTCGGGCCGCGCCTATACCTGGTTCAGCCACTGTACCGAGTCCACCGCCAAGCCGGGTACCGCCAAGGAGTGGAGTGCCATTTTTGCCAGATTCGGCGCCTCGCTTAAGGTCAAGAACCTTGGCTGCTGCGGCATGGCGGGCACCTATGGCCACGAGCTGGATAACCTTGAGCGTTCGCAAACGCTCTACGATATGTCCTGGAAAGAGGGGATTGATGGAACATCGAAAGCGGAGATCCTGGTGTCAGGTTATTCGTGCCGTTCTCAGGTCAAGCGTTTCTCTGGTTTCAGGCCCAAGCATCCGCTGGAAGCGCTGCTGGAGCTTATCTGA
- a CDS encoding Glu/Leu/Phe/Val dehydrogenase, translated as MAVFNHVSYDEHEQVVFCHDKESGLKAIIAVHNTNLGPAVGGCRMWNYQSDEEALNDVLRLSRGMTYKNALAGLTMGGGKSVIIADPKTQDREKLFRAFGRFINTLGGKYYSAEDVGTTTADIMIAHQETPYMAGLEGKSGDPSPFTALGTFLGIKAAVKHQRGLDTLKGLKIAVQGVGHVGYYLCKHLHEEGAELIVTDIHQASLDKVATEFGAAVVAPQDIYSQDVDIYAPCALGATINDATLPLLKAKIVAGCANNQLAEPRHGQMLKDMGILYAPDYVINAGGIINVSFENEYDAAKSTAKVEKIYDTLLTIFAAADEQNRTTGAVADEMARAIIDAAR; from the coding sequence GTGGCTGTATTCAATCATGTATCTTATGACGAACATGAACAGGTTGTTTTCTGTCATGACAAAGAGAGTGGCCTGAAGGCAATTATTGCCGTGCACAATACCAATCTGGGTCCGGCGGTGGGTGGTTGCCGCATGTGGAACTACCAGTCTGATGAAGAAGCGCTGAACGACGTGCTTCGCCTCTCCCGCGGCATGACCTACAAAAATGCCCTTGCCGGCCTGACCATGGGTGGTGGCAAGTCAGTGATCATTGCCGATCCCAAAACGCAGGACAGAGAAAAGCTGTTCCGTGCCTTTGGCCGCTTTATCAATACCCTGGGTGGCAAGTACTACTCCGCTGAAGACGTGGGCACTACCACGGCTGACATCATGATTGCCCACCAGGAAACCCCATACATGGCCGGTCTGGAAGGCAAGAGTGGCGACCCATCTCCTTTCACTGCCCTGGGCACTTTCCTCGGGATCAAAGCTGCCGTTAAGCATCAGCGTGGTCTGGATACCCTCAAGGGTTTGAAAATTGCCGTTCAGGGTGTGGGCCACGTTGGCTACTACCTGTGTAAGCACCTGCACGAAGAAGGCGCTGAGCTTATCGTGACCGATATTCATCAGGCGTCTCTGGACAAGGTTGCCACCGAGTTTGGTGCAGCTGTTGTTGCTCCGCAGGACATCTACTCTCAGGACGTTGACATCTACGCCCCCTGTGCGCTCGGTGCTACCATCAACGACGCCACCCTGCCGCTGCTGAAAGCCAAAATTGTGGCAGGATGTGCCAACAACCAGCTGGCCGAGCCACGTCACGGCCAGATGCTGAAAGACATGGGTATCCTCTACGCCCCTGACTATGTGATTAATGCCGGTGGTATCATCAACGTGTCGTTCGAAAACGAGTACGATGCGGCCAAGTCCACTGCCAAGGTTGAAAAGATTTACGACACCCTGCTGACCATCTTTGCAGCTGCGGATGAGCAAAACCGCACCACGGGTGCCGTTGCCGACGAAATGGCCCGCGCCATTATCGACGCCGCCCGTTAA
- a CDS encoding cupin domain-containing protein produces MYKLNFDIQAFLANDWQQAPKVFKGAFPDFEDPIAADELAGLACEEEVSSRVVVTKGNDWEVISGPFEDYDRFGETHWQLLVQAVNHWYPDAQPLVEAFRFLPDWRFDDLMVSFATPQGGVGPHIDNYDVFIIQGEGQRRWTVGPKGNYKRRGGVTTSPLIEDFEPIIDVVLEKGDVLYIPPGFPHQGETLSLALSYSMGYRAPSQQELAGQIADQLMDEDKGHKRFIAVDGAASHGTVSLSEQQGIMQLIRDLCDDADNVVKVLGKLLSQNRFDLDVQEDESIDADALVEALDDGAVLMRIGGLKVLKMEGDSQARLFVAGESVLIEGASEEELIEVSNSVSVNAELALQPHWRGFFVQMLQKGYFYLGED; encoded by the coding sequence ATGTATAAGCTCAATTTCGATATTCAGGCGTTCCTCGCCAATGACTGGCAACAGGCCCCGAAAGTATTCAAAGGCGCCTTCCCTGACTTTGAAGACCCCATCGCCGCCGACGAACTCGCAGGCCTTGCCTGTGAAGAGGAAGTATCGAGCCGGGTGGTGGTCACCAAGGGTAACGACTGGGAAGTGATTTCCGGCCCCTTCGAAGATTACGACCGGTTTGGTGAAACCCATTGGCAGCTGCTGGTGCAGGCCGTCAACCACTGGTACCCGGATGCGCAGCCTCTGGTGGAAGCCTTTCGCTTTTTGCCGGACTGGCGCTTTGATGACCTGATGGTGTCTTTTGCCACCCCTCAGGGCGGCGTGGGACCTCACATCGACAACTACGATGTGTTCATCATTCAGGGCGAAGGCCAGCGCCGCTGGACAGTTGGCCCCAAGGGCAACTATAAGCGCCGGGGCGGCGTAACGACATCCCCCCTGATTGAAGACTTTGAGCCCATTATCGATGTGGTGCTGGAGAAAGGCGATGTGCTTTATATCCCGCCCGGCTTCCCCCATCAGGGCGAGACCCTGAGCCTGGCACTCTCTTATTCCATGGGTTATCGCGCTCCCAGCCAGCAGGAGCTTGCCGGACAAATTGCCGATCAGTTGATGGATGAAGACAAGGGGCACAAGCGCTTTATCGCCGTGGATGGCGCCGCGAGCCACGGCACTGTGAGCCTGTCCGAGCAGCAAGGCATTATGCAGCTTATCCGCGACCTGTGTGATGACGCAGATAACGTCGTTAAGGTGCTCGGTAAACTCTTAAGCCAGAACCGCTTCGACCTGGATGTCCAGGAAGATGAAAGCATCGATGCCGACGCCCTGGTTGAGGCCCTGGACGATGGGGCTGTACTGATGCGAATTGGTGGCCTTAAGGTGCTCAAAATGGAAGGCGACAGCCAAGCACGGCTCTTTGTGGCGGGCGAGAGTGTGCTAATTGAAGGCGCCTCTGAAGAGGAACTCATCGAGGTATCCAACTCGGTCTCTGTTAACGCTGAGCTGGCGCTGCAGCCCCATTGGCGTGGCTTCTTCGTTCAGATGCTGCAAAAAGGCTATTTCTATCTCGGCGAAGACTGA